The DNA region ATGAAGGGCACGGTCCTCCAGATATACCTGGACAGCACGCCGGGCAGGATCAGCTGAGGATTGAGCGAGAGCTGCCACAAGGTGCCGAACAGGATGGAACCACCGAAGAGGATGAAGGGATTCCACATGGAGAAGAAGACCAGCGCGAGCGCAATGAAGCCCCAGCCCAACAGGAAGTTGATGCTCCATACGGGATTGTAGTCCAGGGAGTAGATCGCCCCCGCAAGGCCCATGAGCATTCCGCTGACAACGACGCTCAGGTAGCGGGTCCGGGTGACGTTGACGCCGGAAACTTCGGTGACCGAGGGGCTTTCTCCCGCCGATCGTATCCGCAGTCCCAGGGTGGTCTTTGAGAACACCCACCAGGTCAGGACCACCAGCCCGATGGCGAGGAAGAAGAAGGGCGAAAGACCCGCCAGGTCGGGAATCCTCTCCATGCCCAGCGGCCCCGTGTAGGGGTAACCGATGTAGGCCGTCAGTCCGAAGCCCAGGATCCAGATCCCCATGCCGTTCACGACCTGGTCGCCCCCCAGGGTGATGGAGAGGAAGCCGTGCAGCGCGGCGATGAGGCCTCCAATGACAATGGCCGCCAGGAATCCGAGGAGATAGCTCCCGGAGGTCTTGGCCACAATGAACCCCACGGTGGCCCCGAAGAGCATCACGCCTTCGATGCCAACGTTGAGGATGCCCGAGCGCTGTCCGATCAACTCCCCGAGCGCCGCAATCGTGAAGATCGTCGAGGCGTTCAGGCTTCTCGCCGCAAACTCCCACATCCTATGGCTCCCTTTCCATCTTCTTCCAGACGATGGTGTTGCGATAGAAGAACTGGAAGGCGACGAGGGTGATCATCAGTACCCCGAGCAGGGCGTAATCGATGCCGTACCCCAGCTGTAGCTGTCCCTGGACGAACCGGCCTCCGTTGGTCAGCCCGCCGAAGAGCAGAGCGATAGGAATGGCCGCCAGAGGGTTTCCCTGGGAGATCAGCCCGCAAATGATCCCGTAGAAGGACAGGTCGCCGAAGTCACCGTAGTTCAAGGGGATCTTGTAGACACCGGGGACGGCGGCGAAGTAGTGAAATCCGGCGAGGCCGGCAAACATCCCGCCCAGGATGAACACCAGCAGCGGGACCTTGTGCGGGCTGATGCCCGCGTACTTGGCCGCCGACGGGCTCAGGCCGAAGGCCTTGATCTGATAGCCCAGGGTGGTCTTAGCAAACATGAAGTACAGCAGCGCCGCCAATCCCAGGGCAATAGGGATGGTGAAGGTCCCTCCCAAGGCCATGGGCGGGTAGATCGACTCCGACAACTTGAACCCTTCGCCTTCCCCGCCCCCGCCCATGAAGGGGCCTCCCTCCTTGATCATGTAAGCGATCAGCCAGAAGACGATCGAATTCAGCATCATGGACACGACGATCTCGTTCGTGTTGAACCACCCCTTGAGGAAGCCCGGGATGGCTCCGATCACTGCCCCCCCCAGGAGCGCCCCGAGCATCATCAGGGCAATGATGATCCCCGGCGGCAGGGTCGGGTTCTGGGATCCCTTGGCGCCGAGGGCCAGCGCCACGGCGAAGGCGACCAAC from Anaerolineales bacterium includes:
- a CDS encoding ABC transporter permease; translated protein: MWEFAARSLNASTIFTIAALGELIGQRSGILNVGIEGVMLFGATVGFIVAKTSGSYLLGFLAAIVIGGLIAALHGFLSITLGGDQVVNGMGIWILGFGLTAYIGYPYTGPLGMERIPDLAGLSPFFFLAIGLVVLTWWVFSKTTLGLRIRSAGESPSVTEVSGVNVTRTRYLSVVVSGMLMGLAGAIYSLDYNPVWSINFLLGWGFIALALVFFSMWNPFILFGGSILFGTLWQLSLNPQLILPGVLSRYIWRTVPFIITIAVLVLMSTKWFSSRWGAAKPEALGLPYKKE
- a CDS encoding ABC transporter permease → MKLGSYEVKLEKKVRVTGWEATTISLLAILTGLALMGLIFLQDGVHPLTGYRAIFSYAFANQFGLPLTINRSIFILLCTCAFIVPMRAGLWNIGMAGQLYGGALVAFAVALALGAKGSQNPTLPPGIIIALMMLGALLGGAVIGAIPGFLKGWFNTNEIVVSMMLNSIVFWLIAYMIKEGGPFMGGGGEGEGFKLSESIYPPMALGGTFTIPIALGLAALLYFMFAKTTLGYQIKAFGLSPSAAKYAGISPHKVPLLVFILGGMFAGLAGFHYFAAVPGVYKIPLNYGDFGDLSFYGIICGLISQGNPLAAIPIALLFGGLTNGGRFVQGQLQLGYGIDYALLGVLMITLVAFQFFYRNTIVWKKMEREP